In Mesorhizobium sp. M9A.F.Ca.ET.002.03.1.2, the DNA window GGCATCGGAGGTTTCCGAAGTCCATTGGCAACTGACGCGAACGGTCCTCGCCGGTCATCCGGAAAAAAGCTGAGACTGCGGCTGGCCTTGCAGCTTGATTTCCGGGCCTCATGTGCTACGGCGCGCAAACGCTTTCCAACCAGCCGTGAAAGGCCGCCAGCCCATGGCCGTCGCCGCCAAGAACATTCCCGCGCCCGACCTCGTTCCCGTCCGTCGCGCGCTGCTTTCCGTTTTCGACAAGACCGGCCTCATCGATTTCGCCAGGGCGCTGGCTGCAGCCGGCGTCGAATTGGTCTCCACTGGCGGCACGGCAAAGGCGATCGCCGAGGCAGGCATGGCCGTGCGCGACGTTTCCGACCTTACCGGCTTTCCAGAGATCATGGACGGCCGCGTCAAGACGCTGCATCCGTCCGTGCATGGCGCGCTGCTTGGCGTGCGCGACGATCCCGAACACGCCGCGGCGATGCACGATCATGGCATCGAGCCGATCGATCTCGTCGTCTCCAATCTCTACCCTTTCGAGGATGTCCGCCGCTCCGGCGCCGCTTACGCCTCGATCGTCGAGAACATCGACATAGGCGGTCCGGCGATGATCCGCGCCTCGGCCAAGAACCATGCCTATGTCGCCATCGTCACCGACCCCGAGGACTATGCCCCAGTGCTCAACGCACTGGAGATGAATTTCGGCTCGCTCTCGCTGGATTTCCGCAAGAAGCTGGCAGCCAAGGCCTTCGCCCGCACCGCCACCTATGATGCGGCGATCTCCGGCTGGTTCACCGACGCGCTGGAGATCGAGCATCCTACCTGGCGCGCCTTCGGCGGCAGGCTGGATCAGGTGATGCGCTACGGCGAGAACCCGCATCAGAGCGCCGGCTTCTACGTCGATGGCGACAAGCGGCCTGGCGTCGCGACGGCGCGCCAGCTTCAGGGTAAGCAGCTTTCCTACAACAACATCAACGACACCGACGCCGCCTTCGAGCTGGTCGGCGAGTTCGATCCCGCCCGCTCCGCCACAGTGGCCATCATCAAGCATGCCAATCCGTGCGGCGTCGCCGAAGGCGCTTCGCTGAAGGCGGCCTATGCCAAGGCGCTGGCCTGCGATCCGGTCTCGGCCTTTGGCGGCATTGTCGCGATGAACCGTGTCCTCGATGCCGAGGCCGCCGAAGAGATCGTCAAGACTTTCACCGAGGTCATCATCGCGCCGGACGCCTCGGAGGAAGCGATCCGCATCGTCGCCGCCAAGAAGAATCTGCGTCTGCTTGTCACCGGCGGCCTGCCCGACCCGCGCGCCGCCGGCGTCACCGTGAAATCCGTTTCCGGCGGGTTGCTCGTCCAGGGCCGCGACAATGCAGTCGTCGACGACCTCGACCTGAAAGTGGTGACCAGGCGCGCGCCGACGCCGGCCGAAATGGCCGATCTCAAATTCGCCTTCCGGGTCGCAAAGCACGTCAAGTCGAACGCCATCGTCTATGTCAGGGATGGCGCCACCGTCGGCATTGGCGCCGGCCAGATGAGCCGGGTCGATTCCTCGCGCATCGCCGCGCGCAAGGCGCTCGACGCGGCCGAGGCTGCCGGCCTGGCCGAGCCGCTGACCAAAGGTTCCGTCGTCGCCTCGGATGCTTTCTTTCCCTTCGCCGACGGGCTGCTGTCAGCCATTGAAGCCGGCGCCACCGCCGTCATCCAGCCGGGCGGCTCGATGCGCGACGACGACGTCATCGCCGCCGCCGACGCCCACGGCATCGCCATGGTGTTTACCGGTGTGAGGCACTTCCGGCATTGAGCGCTTCTTCCTTCTCCCCTTGTGGGAGAAGGTGTCGCCAAAGGCGACGGATGAGGGTGTTCCAGCTTGGCGCGGACCTTCATCTGCATCCTCTGCACGGCAGCAGGATCATCAACGTCTCGCTTCTTCCAACACCCCTCATCCGTCTCGGCGCTATCGCGCCGATCCACCTTCTCCCACAAAGGGGAGAAGGTAAGAGCAGCTCACTCCTCCGGCCTGTCCGCTGGATACGGCGTGCGGATCAGGATCGCCAGGCCAACGCCGAGGAACAGCACGATTGTCGCCATGCCGAGCCGCGACGAGCCGCTGGCCAGGGTGATCGTCGCCACCATGAATGGTGCGGCAAAACTGGTCGCCCGTCCGGCCAGCGCATAGATGCCGAAATAGCGGCCCGATTCGGCGGCGGTGACACTGCGCGCCATGTAGGAGCGCGACGATGCCTGCACCGGCCCGAAGGCAAGTCCGACCAGCAGACCGAAGAAGATGTAGGCTTTTTCCGCCGGTGTACCGAACAACCCGCCGCTATCCGTTCCGGGCATCATCCAGGCACCGAACAGCGTATAGCCTGGCCCGGTCGAGACGATGCCGATCGTCGCGATGCTGAGCAGGACAAGCGAAATCATTACTATCGTCTTGGAGCCGAGCGCCATGTCGAGGCGTGCGGCAACCAGGCAGCCGACGATGGCGACGACGTTGAGGATGATGCCGAACAGGCCGATCTCGGTGATCGACCAGTGGAACATTGCCGCCGCAAAGGCACCGCCCAGCGCAAGCAGCGCATTGACGCCATCCTGATAGATCATGCGGGCGACGAGAAAGCGGAAGATGCCGCTGCGTTTGCGTATTTCAGCCAGCGTCGATTTCAGTTCCGACAGCCCTTCGCGCACCGCCGGACCAAAGGGAATGCCCTTCACCGCATCCGGTGTGAAAAAGAACATTGGCAGGATGAACAGGAAATACCAGGCCGCCGACAGGGGCCCGGTCGCCCGCGCGTCCTCGCCGAGTTTCGGGTCGAGTCCGAGGATAGGGTCAAGGCCGACGATCGTCTTACCGGTCTCTGGCGAACCAGCCATGACGCTCACGACGAAGATCAGCGCGATCATGCCGCCGAGATAGCCAAGGCCCCAGGCGATGTTCGAGATTCGGCCGATTTCGCTCTTGGGCACCAGGCGCGGCATCATCGAATCGTTGAACACGGTCGAGAATTCCGCCGCGACCGAGGCCAGCGAGAAAAACAGCACGACCAGGAAAAGGTTCGAACCGGGAGCCGCGAACCACAGCAGGCAAAGACAGGTGATCTTGATCGCGGCGAAGAACGCGATCCACGGTTTTCGCGGGCCGGTCTGGTCGGCGATCGAGCCGAGGATCGGCGACAGCACGGCAATGGCCAGCCCCGCCGCGGCGATGCCGTAACCCCATGCCGCCTGGCCCGTCTCCGGATCGCTCGCCATGCGCGAGACGAAATAGGGGCCGAAGATAAAGGTGGTGATGACCGTGAAGAACGGCTGCGCTGCCCAGTCGAATAGCATCCACCCCCAGATGCCGCGTCCCGACGCTCGCTGCACTGCTATGTCGGCCATGGCTCCTCCTGCTCCGCTCGCGACCAGCGCCATGTCTGCATGTTTCCCACACTCACGCAAATGAGCAAGCATGGCGCCGCCGTTCATGCCCTTGGGTTCCTCGCCCCCACGGAGTGGGGAAGAGGTGGCTCGGCGAAGCCGAGACGGGAGAAGGGGAAATGCGCCAGCCTACGCTCAAGTTGATCGTTCAAGAAAGGTCTCCGCCCTGCGAAAATCCCCTCTCCGGCTGTTTCGCGGCCACCTCTCGCCCGCTCTGGCGGGGGCGAGGAACCCAAGCTTTTGAAGTTTCACATCCCCGTCAAATCGCTCATCAGCCCGGATGCCACCGACAGCCGCGACACGGTGATGTCGCCGCCCTCGGTCAGCGCCTGCAGCCGCTCGCGGATGCGGCCAACACGATCGCCACCAGCCTCCAGCCATGCCGTCACCGGATCCGCCGCCTGGGCATGGCCGGTCAGCGCCGCCACAACGATGCCGCGCCTGGCCGCGCCGATCGTGTCGGTAGCGCGGGAAAGTGCCAACTGATCGTAGTAATCCGAGGGCGTGATCGAGCGCGCAGCGTCCTCGACGCGCGGAATGCGGAAGGCATCGCTGACCGCGAAAAACGCCTTCGCGGCCGCGATGATATCGGCATTCGCGGTCCGGGCCGTCAGTGCGATGTCGGGAACGAGCCCCGCCACATCGGTCAGCGCCAGCTGTTCGGCCAGCCCTTCGGGCGCGCCGTCCTTGAACAGGCCATGCCGCCGCTCCTCGATCCGTTCGCGCGAGAAGGCCGGCAGCAGCGAAACGAGCTTCGGCTCCAGTGCCTTGCGCGCGTCCTGCAACTCGGCGATCCGTTGGCCGAGCGGTGCGGTGCTGGCATCGTTCTTGAGATACCAGCCGCTGGTCACATAGATAAGCCGGCTAACAGCCTGATAGAGGTCGAGCTGAACCTGCCCGTCTATCTGGTTATCGAGTGCGTCGATCTCGCGATAGAGTACCGGCAAACCGAAGCCGTCCCGCACCAGAGCAAAGGTCCGAACCACGTCGGCGGCGCTGCGGCCGGTCGCTTCCTGCAGCCGGTCGACGAAGGATGGGCCGCCGCGATTGACCAGATCGTTGGCGACGACACGGGCGATGATTTCGCGGCGCAGGCGATGGCCATGGATCTCGGCCGCGTATTTCTTGGCCATGCGATCCGGGAAATAGCCCATCAGGTCGCGGTCGAAATGCGGATCGTCCGGCACGTCGCTGGCGACGATGTCGGAAAACAGCACGATCTTGGCATAGGCGAGCAGCACGCCGAGCTCGGCCCTGGTCAGCGGCTCGCCGCGCGCCTCGCGCTCGGCAAGGGCTGCCGGCGACGGCAGCGTCTCCACCGCGCGGTCGAGCAGCCCGCGCGCTTCCAGCGCCGTCATGAAGCGGCTCTGGTGGGCAATGTCGGCAAGCCCACGCTTGCGGGCCAAGGAAAGCGCCAGCGTCTGCTCGTAATTGTTGGACAGCACCAGGGCACCGACCTCGTCGGTCATCTCGGCAAGAAGTTTGTTGCGCGTTGGCCGGCTCAGCGCCCCCTTGCGCATGGCGGAAGCCAGCGCGATCTTGATGTTGACCTCGACGTCGGAGCAGTTGACGCCGCCCGAATTGTCGATGGCATCGGAATTGCAGCGCCCGCCATTCAGCCCGAACTCGATGCGCGCCCGCTGCGTCACGCCGAGATTGGCGCCCTCGCCGATGACCTTGGCGCGCACGTCGAGCGCGGTCACCCGAATGGCATCGTTGGCGCGATCGCCGACATCCTGATTGGTTTCTGTCGACGCCCTCAGATACGTGCCGATGCCACCGAACCACAAAAGGTCGACCGACGCCTTGAGGATGGCGTTCATGATCTCGACCGGCGAGGCGGTGGTCTTGCCAAGGCCGATCGCAGCGGCCGCGGCCGGCGGCAGCGTGATCGACTTCTGGCTGCGTGAAACGATGACGCCGCCTTCCGACAGTTTTGTCTTGTCGTAGTCCTGCCAGCTCGAACGCGGCAGCGCGAACATGCGCTTGCGCTCGGCCATCGAAGCAGCCATGTCAGGGTCGGGATCGATGAAGATGTCGCGATGGTCGAAGGCGGCGATCAGCCGGGTCTGCTCGGACAACAGCATCCCGTTGCCGAACACGTCTCCCGACATGTCGCCAACGCCGACGACGGTGAAGGGCGTGGTCTGGATGTCGCGGTTCATCTCGCGGAAATGCCGCTTGACCGCTTCCCAGGCACCCTTGGCGGTGATGCCCATCTTCTTATGGTCGTAGCCGGCCGAGCCGCCGCTGGCGAAGGCGTCGTCGAGCCAGAATCCATGCTTCTCGCTGATGGCATTGGCGGTGTCGGAGAAGGTCGCCGTGCCCTTGTCGGCGGCGACGACGAAATAGGGGTCGTCGTGGTCGCGCCTGGTCACGCCGGCCGGCGGAATGACGCCGTCCAGGCCGATATTGTCGGTGATCGACAACAGGCTGGAGACGTAGTTCTTGTAGGCGGACGTGCCGGCTTCGAAGATGGCATCGCGGCTGGCACCCATCGGCAGCTTCTTCGGATAGAAACCGCCCTTGGCGCCAACCGGCACGATCACCGCATTCTTGACCTGCTGCGCCTTGACCAGGCCGAGCACCTCGGTGCGGTAGTCCTGGGCGCGATCCGACCAGCGCAACCCGCCGCGCGCGACCGGGCCGAAGCGCAGATGCACGCCTTCGACCTCGGAACCGTAGACGAAGATCTCCCGCCACGGCCTGGGCGCCGGCAGGCCGTCGATCGCCTGCGAATCGAGCTTGATCGCCAGCGACTGGCCCTTCTCCTTCGTATCGGCAACGAAATGATTGGTGCGCAGCGAGGCTTCGATCAAATTGAGGTAGCGGCGGATGATGGTGTCGTCGTCGATGTTGGGAACCTCTTCCAAGGCATCCTTGATCTTGGCCTTGAGATGCTTGGCCGCGACCACGCCCTCCGTCTCGGCCGTCGGTCCGAGGCGGGCAACGAACAGCGCATGCAGGCCGCGCGCGATCTCCGGATAGCGGTTGAGCGCGGCGGCAATGAAATCCTGACTCTGCGGGATACCAGCCTGCTGCAGATAGCGGCCATAGGCGCGCAGGATGGTGACCTCGTGCGACCACAGGCCGGCGGTCTGGGCAAGGCAATTATAGCCGTCATTGTCGATGTCGCCGCGCCAGACGCACAGGAATGCGTCCTCGAACAGCGCGCCGCCATTGCCAAGGTCGATCGGCTGGCCGTAGCTGTTTTCGAGCTCCATGTCGTGGATGAAGACCATGCCGGAGGCCTCGTCGCCGACCTCGAAGGTGCGCTCGCTGATAACGCGGAAACCGATGTTCTCCAGTACCGGCACCCGTCGCGACAGCGCCACCGGGCTGCCATGGTGATAGATTTTCAGCGCCGCCTGATGCGGTTCCTGGTCGGCATGACGGTAGTAGTCGATGGCGATCGGGTTGGCCGCATTGATCTTGGCGATACGCCCGGCATCGGCCAGCGCGACGGCCGGCGAGAAGCTGTCGCGGTAGCTTTCCGAGAAGCGCGCGGCGATCGCCGTGAGCGCTGCATCGGCGCCGGTCTCGGCCGCGGTCTCGCGCAGCGCGTCGTCCCAGGTCCGCACGATGGCGCGGATCGCTGCCTCGATCGTCGCCTGGTCGATCTTCGGCGTCTTGCCGCCGGAACGGCCGATGATGAAGTGGACACGGGCCAGCCCGCCTTCCGGGAAGGCCGGGTAGTAGGCCGACAGCCGACCTTCGAACACAGTCTTCAGATAGGCGCCGATCTTCTCGCGCACCACGCTGTCGTAACGGTCGCGCGGGACGAAGACGAGGATCGAGACGAAGCGGTCGAACTGATCGGCACGCACCAATGCCCTGACACGCGGCCGTTCGACAAGCCCTAGAATGGCTTCGGCGTGCTTGCGCAGGATTGGCACCGGAACCTGGAACAGCTCGTCGCGCGGGTAGCTCTCCAGCACGTTGATCAGCGCCTTGCCGGAATGATCTTCAGGGTTGAAACCGGACTTGGCGATGATGGTTTCGGCCTTCGACCTGAGGTAAGGAATCTTCATCACCGAGCGCGTATAGGCGGTCGAGGTGAACAGGCCGACGATGCGCAGCTCACCCGCAAGCGCACCCTTGGCTGTGTAGGTCTTGACGCCGATGTAGTCGAGATAGATGCGGCGGTGCACCGCCGACTTGGCATTGGCCTTGGTGACGATCAGCGGTTCCGGCCCGTATAGGAAGGCACGAATCTCCGGCGTCGTCGTCACGGCTTCGGTGCCGCGCCGCAGCACCAGCACATCGGGATCGGAGAGGATGCCGAGGCCGGGTTTTTCGGTGCGCTCCAGGGTGCCGCTCTTCTCGCCGCCGGTGTATTTGAACTCGCGCATGCCGAGGAAGGTGAAATTGTCGTCGCGCAGCCATTCGAGGAAGGCAATCGCCTCGGTGACGTGGGCCTTGTCGAGCGGCACCGGAGCGTAGCGGAACTCCGAGATCGCCTGGTCGAGGCGGGCCAGCATCGGCTTCCAGTCGGTGACGGCGGCGCGAACCTGGCCCAATATCTTCTTCAGCCGCCCGGCCAAGGCCTCGGCCTGCTCGGCCGAAAGGCGGCCGATATGGACGTGAATGACGCTCAGCCGTTCATGATTGTGATCGCCCTTGGCAAAACCGCCATCGCCGAGGATTTCGTCGACGCCGCTCTTGCCGTGCCTGACGACGATGACCGGATGGGTGACGAGCAGCGGTTCGCCGGCGCTCTCGGTGATCTCGCCAAGGATGGAATCGAACAGGAACGGCATGTTGTCGTTGACGACGGTGATCACGGTCATCGGCCTGCCCTGGCGGACAACGCCGGAATCGACGTCTATGGCGACGACGCAATCGCCCTTCCTGTGCCGGGCGACGGCGCGTCCGGCGAGATCGGCGGCGCGTTCGAGGTCGGCGACATCATAGGCGGCGACATCTTCGGCCGGCGCCCGGGCAAGCAGGTAATCCGCAAGCCTGCCGGGCTTTTCGCTGCCCTTGGCCGTGCTCATCTTTTTCAACTGGCTTGCTGATTTCAGGCTGGCCATGGCGCTAATTCCCTCCCGTCACATGCTTTTGCAACTATGGTAGCAGATGACCGCTATTTGGCGACAAAGGTTTGACGGTAGCGACGAAATGTCGGAATTCGGCAGCAAATCACCGACGAACGAGGAAAAACAGCCCATGGCCGGAAAAATCACCGCACTCGATCTTGCACCCGCGGAGCTGAGCGAAGCGACGAAGGCCTATTTCGCCAAATGCGAGGAGAAGCTCGGCCTCGTTCCCAATGTGCTTTTGGCCTATGCCTTCGACGAGAAGAAGCTGCGTGCCTTCACCGACATGTACAATGATCTGATGCTCGGAGAGTCCGGCCTGTCCAAGCTGGAGCGCGAGATGATCGCGGTGGCCGTCTCCTCCGTCAACCATTGCTATTATTGCCTGACCGCGCATGGCGCGGCGGTGCGCCAGTTGTCCGGCGACCCCGCCTTCGGCGAGATGATGGTGATGAATTTTCGTGCCGCCGACCTGTCCGACAGACAAAAGGCGATGCTTGAATTCGCGGTGAAGCTGACCGAAGAGCCGGCGAAGATCGTCGAGGCCGACCGGGCAGCGCTGCGTGAGGCCGGCTTTTCCGACCGCAACATCTGGGACATCGCCTCGACCGCCGCCTTCTTCAACATGTCGAACCGGGTGGCGGCCGCAATCGACATGCGGCCGAACGCCGAATACCACGCGATGGCGCGATAGGGCCACATCCGTCCCACTATCGGTCCTGGGGCCAACAATCGTTTGACAGGCAGGCGCTGCCAGCTAGTTTTTCAGGAAACAAAATTTCCGGGAGGTGAAACTTCGTGCCTGAAACCTAGCTTTAGATGGGAGCCGTTATGCTGGACCGAATTGCCGCTCGTAAGCCCAAGATTTTCTTCCGCGCCCTGGCCGTGACATTGGCGCTCTTCGCAGCCCCCGCCCTCGCCTTCGAGGCGACCACCACCTACCAGCCGATCACCGAAACCGCCGCCGGCAAGACGATAACACTGACCGGCCACGACCTGACCGTCGAACAGGTTGTCGATATCGCGCGCAATGGCGCGAAGGTCGAACTCAGCGCCGAAGCGTTGCAGCGTTCAGCCGATGCATACGGCCTGCTTTTGCAGGGCGCGGCGGAAGGGGTGACGATCTACTGGTTCAACCGCGGCGCCGGCGACCAGCGCGAAACGGTGATCTTCTCCGGCGATCCGACCACGTCGGAAAACACCAAGCTTCTCAAGGACCAGCAGCTGGCCCGCTTCAAGGGCGGCGTGACGCGCGGTTATGGGCCGGAGATGGATGACGAAGCACTGGTACGCGCCATCATGGCAATCCGGGCCAATACGATGTCCTACGAGGCAGCAAGCCCGCAACTGACCCGCAGCCTCGTCGACA includes these proteins:
- a CDS encoding NAD-glutamate dehydrogenase, which codes for MASLKSASQLKKMSTAKGSEKPGRLADYLLARAPAEDVAAYDVADLERAADLAGRAVARHRKGDCVVAIDVDSGVVRQGRPMTVITVVNDNMPFLFDSILGEITESAGEPLLVTHPVIVVRHGKSGVDEILGDGGFAKGDHNHERLSVIHVHIGRLSAEQAEALAGRLKKILGQVRAAVTDWKPMLARLDQAISEFRYAPVPLDKAHVTEAIAFLEWLRDDNFTFLGMREFKYTGGEKSGTLERTEKPGLGILSDPDVLVLRRGTEAVTTTPEIRAFLYGPEPLIVTKANAKSAVHRRIYLDYIGVKTYTAKGALAGELRIVGLFTSTAYTRSVMKIPYLRSKAETIIAKSGFNPEDHSGKALINVLESYPRDELFQVPVPILRKHAEAILGLVERPRVRALVRADQFDRFVSILVFVPRDRYDSVVREKIGAYLKTVFEGRLSAYYPAFPEGGLARVHFIIGRSGGKTPKIDQATIEAAIRAIVRTWDDALRETAAETGADAALTAIAARFSESYRDSFSPAVALADAGRIAKINAANPIAIDYYRHADQEPHQAALKIYHHGSPVALSRRVPVLENIGFRVISERTFEVGDEASGMVFIHDMELENSYGQPIDLGNGGALFEDAFLCVWRGDIDNDGYNCLAQTAGLWSHEVTILRAYGRYLQQAGIPQSQDFIAAALNRYPEIARGLHALFVARLGPTAETEGVVAAKHLKAKIKDALEEVPNIDDDTIIRRYLNLIEASLRTNHFVADTKEKGQSLAIKLDSQAIDGLPAPRPWREIFVYGSEVEGVHLRFGPVARGGLRWSDRAQDYRTEVLGLVKAQQVKNAVIVPVGAKGGFYPKKLPMGASRDAIFEAGTSAYKNYVSSLLSITDNIGLDGVIPPAGVTRRDHDDPYFVVAADKGTATFSDTANAISEKHGFWLDDAFASGGSAGYDHKKMGITAKGAWEAVKRHFREMNRDIQTTPFTVVGVGDMSGDVFGNGMLLSEQTRLIAAFDHRDIFIDPDPDMAASMAERKRMFALPRSSWQDYDKTKLSEGGVIVSRSQKSITLPPAAAAAIGLGKTTASPVEIMNAILKASVDLLWFGGIGTYLRASTETNQDVGDRANDAIRVTALDVRAKVIGEGANLGVTQRARIEFGLNGGRCNSDAIDNSGGVNCSDVEVNIKIALASAMRKGALSRPTRNKLLAEMTDEVGALVLSNNYEQTLALSLARKRGLADIAHQSRFMTALEARGLLDRAVETLPSPAALAEREARGEPLTRAELGVLLAYAKIVLFSDIVASDVPDDPHFDRDLMGYFPDRMAKKYAAEIHGHRLRREIIARVVANDLVNRGGPSFVDRLQEATGRSAADVVRTFALVRDGFGLPVLYREIDALDNQIDGQVQLDLYQAVSRLIYVTSGWYLKNDASTAPLGQRIAELQDARKALEPKLVSLLPAFSRERIEERRHGLFKDGAPEGLAEQLALTDVAGLVPDIALTARTANADIIAAAKAFFAVSDAFRIPRVEDAARSITPSDYYDQLALSRATDTIGAARRGIVVAALTGHAQAADPVTAWLEAGGDRVGRIRERLQALTEGGDITVSRLSVASGLMSDLTGM
- a CDS encoding MFS transporter, producing the protein MADIAVQRASGRGIWGWMLFDWAAQPFFTVITTFIFGPYFVSRMASDPETGQAAWGYGIAAAGLAIAVLSPILGSIADQTGPRKPWIAFFAAIKITCLCLLWFAAPGSNLFLVVLFFSLASVAAEFSTVFNDSMMPRLVPKSEIGRISNIAWGLGYLGGMIALIFVVSVMAGSPETGKTIVGLDPILGLDPKLGEDARATGPLSAAWYFLFILPMFFFTPDAVKGIPFGPAVREGLSELKSTLAEIRKRSGIFRFLVARMIYQDGVNALLALGGAFAAAMFHWSITEIGLFGIILNVVAIVGCLVAARLDMALGSKTIVMISLVLLSIATIGIVSTGPGYTLFGAWMMPGTDSGGLFGTPAEKAYIFFGLLVGLAFGPVQASSRSYMARSVTAAESGRYFGIYALAGRATSFAAPFMVATITLASGSSRLGMATIVLFLGVGLAILIRTPYPADRPEE
- the purH gene encoding bifunctional phosphoribosylaminoimidazolecarboxamide formyltransferase/IMP cyclohydrolase; translated protein: MAVAAKNIPAPDLVPVRRALLSVFDKTGLIDFARALAAAGVELVSTGGTAKAIAEAGMAVRDVSDLTGFPEIMDGRVKTLHPSVHGALLGVRDDPEHAAAMHDHGIEPIDLVVSNLYPFEDVRRSGAAYASIVENIDIGGPAMIRASAKNHAYVAIVTDPEDYAPVLNALEMNFGSLSLDFRKKLAAKAFARTATYDAAISGWFTDALEIEHPTWRAFGGRLDQVMRYGENPHQSAGFYVDGDKRPGVATARQLQGKQLSYNNINDTDAAFELVGEFDPARSATVAIIKHANPCGVAEGASLKAAYAKALACDPVSAFGGIVAMNRVLDAEAAEEIVKTFTEVIIAPDASEEAIRIVAAKKNLRLLVTGGLPDPRAAGVTVKSVSGGLLVQGRDNAVVDDLDLKVVTRRAPTPAEMADLKFAFRVAKHVKSNAIVYVRDGATVGIGAGQMSRVDSSRIAARKALDAAEAAGLAEPLTKGSVVASDAFFPFADGLLSAIEAGATAVIQPGGSMRDDDVIAAADAHGIAMVFTGVRHFRH
- a CDS encoding peroxidase-related enzyme (This protein belongs to a clade of uncharacterized proteins related to peroxidases such as the alkylhydroperoxidase AhpD.), with the protein product MAGKITALDLAPAELSEATKAYFAKCEEKLGLVPNVLLAYAFDEKKLRAFTDMYNDLMLGESGLSKLEREMIAVAVSSVNHCYYCLTAHGAAVRQLSGDPAFGEMMVMNFRAADLSDRQKAMLEFAVKLTEEPAKIVEADRAALREAGFSDRNIWDIASTAAFFNMSNRVAAAIDMRPNAEYHAMAR